The following are encoded together in the Coleofasciculus sp. FACHB-T130 genome:
- a CDS encoding PEP-CTERM sorting domain-containing protein (PEP-CTERM proteins occur, often in large numbers, in the proteomes of bacteria that also encode an exosortase, a predicted intramembrane cysteine proteinase. The presence of a PEP-CTERM domain at a protein's C-terminus predicts cleavage within the sorting domain, followed by covalent anchoring to some some component of the (usually Gram-negative) cell surface. Many PEP-CTERM proteins exhibit an unusual sequence composition that includes large numbers of potential glycosylation sites. Expression of one such protein has been shown restore the ability of a bacterium to form floc, a type of biofilm.) translates to MKRTIPTLFSYSFVAAGVAIASSAFSPAHAASMTFSASPFTGSAAKVNFTLDDTAAGAGKVQFTIGVDTKVSFADLRGVFFNILDNSLLSGLSVVGQNQTGKNELITTTAYNTSGNLSTVGQANLNGDGGNHSFEFGIEIGDTGLKGGKDDFQTAVFTLSHATTALTLAQFYGQDFGVRVMSVGTGNSREGSSKLIATAPPAPAPAPAPAPAPAPAPAPAPAPAPAPAPAPAPAPAPAPAPAPAPAPAPAPAPAPAPAPAPAPAPAPAPAPAPAPAPAPAPAPAPAPAPAPAPAPAPAPAPAPAPTPGGTTGVDYSNGGTGIDYGSGSNGTGGGTKSNPRPVPEPSTVGALMLTSFAAMRFGKRRKTNAQ, encoded by the coding sequence ATGAAAAGGACAATCCCAACTCTATTTAGTTATTCCTTCGTGGCTGCTGGTGTTGCGATCGCATCTTCTGCATTTTCCCCAGCCCATGCTGCCTCTATGACTTTTAGCGCCTCTCCCTTCACAGGTTCTGCGGCGAAGGTCAACTTTACTTTGGATGACACCGCAGCAGGCGCAGGCAAAGTTCAGTTTACAATTGGTGTTGACACGAAGGTATCGTTTGCCGACCTACGTGGAGTCTTCTTCAACATTCTTGATAACTCGCTCCTAAGCGGTCTGAGCGTAGTTGGTCAGAACCAAACAGGTAAAAACGAATTAATAACCACGACTGCCTATAACACCAGCGGCAACCTTAGCACTGTTGGTCAAGCTAATTTGAATGGCGATGGAGGCAATCACTCATTTGAATTTGGTATAGAAATTGGTGACACAGGTTTGAAGGGCGGTAAGGACGACTTTCAAACGGCCGTTTTTACCCTGTCCCATGCCACAACAGCTTTAACCCTTGCTCAGTTTTATGGTCAGGACTTCGGAGTGCGCGTGATGAGCGTAGGCACCGGAAATAGTCGTGAGGGAAGCAGCAAACTAATCGCAACCGCTCCCCCAGCACCCGCGCCAGCACCAGCACCCGCGCCAGCACCCGCGCCAGCACCCGCGCCAGCACCCGCGCCAGCACCCGCGCCAGCACCCGCGCCAGCACCCGCGCCAGCTCCGGCACCAGCCCCGGCACCTGCTCCAGCTCCGGCCCCAGCTCCGGCACCAGCCCCAGCACCTGCTCCAGCTCCGGCCCCAGCACCTGCTCCAGCTCCGGCCCCAGCTCCGGCACCAGCTCCAGCACCTGCTCCAGCTCCGGCCCCAGCTCCAGCTCCGGCACCTGCTCCAGCTCCGGCCCCAGCTCCAGCTCCAGCCCCAGCACCAACACCAGGTGGCACCACTGGCGTCGATTACAGCAATGGCGGTACGGGGATTGACTACGGTTCCGGCTCTAACGGCACCGGCGGCGGCACTAAGAGTAACCCTAGACCAGTACCCGAACCCAGTACAGTGGGCGCACTCATGCTGACAAGTTTTGCAGCCATGCGGTTTGGCAAAAGACGGAAGACAAACGCACAGTAG
- a CDS encoding MBL fold metallo-hydrolase, whose amino-acid sequence MSSMQNLFTIHFWGVRGSIACPGPETVRYGGNTPCVEMRVGGERLIFDGGTGLRVLGQSLLSQMPVEAYMFFTHSHWDHIQGFPFFVPAFIKGNRFHIHGTVAPNGSTIEQRLRDQMLHPNFPVPLQIMGADLKFYDLPIGQKVQIGEITVENALLNHPGEAVGYRVNWRGCAAAYVTDTEHSPTRMDEKVLWLARNADVLIYDATYTDEEYDSPKSSKVGWGHSTWQEAVKVARAANVKKLVIFHHDPLHNDDFLDRVGEQVAQEFPEAIMAREGLSIQLVPQNHLPNAIAVQEAGVSA is encoded by the coding sequence ATGTCTAGCATGCAAAACCTATTCACAATTCACTTTTGGGGAGTAAGAGGAAGTATCGCCTGTCCGGGGCCGGAGACAGTCCGGTATGGCGGCAATACGCCTTGTGTTGAGATGAGAGTGGGTGGTGAACGCCTGATTTTCGATGGCGGCACTGGCCTACGAGTATTAGGGCAATCCCTGCTATCTCAAATGCCGGTGGAAGCTTATATGTTCTTCACCCACTCCCACTGGGACCACATTCAAGGGTTTCCTTTCTTTGTTCCTGCTTTTATTAAGGGGAATCGGTTTCATATTCATGGAACGGTTGCTCCGAACGGTTCGACGATTGAGCAGCGCCTGCGCGACCAAATGCTCCACCCAAATTTTCCCGTGCCTTTACAAATCATGGGAGCCGATTTGAAATTCTACGATTTGCCAATCGGGCAAAAGGTACAAATTGGAGAAATTACAGTCGAAAATGCCCTGTTAAACCATCCTGGGGAAGCTGTGGGATACCGCGTCAACTGGCGGGGTTGCGCTGCCGCCTACGTGACCGATACAGAACACTCCCCGACTCGCATGGATGAAAAAGTTTTGTGGCTGGCTCGGAATGCAGATGTCCTGATTTATGATGCTACCTACACGGATGAGGAATACGACTCACCCAAATCTTCTAAAGTAGGTTGGGGACATTCGACCTGGCAGGAAGCCGTGAAAGTAGCTCGTGCCGCGAATGTGAAAAAACTGGTAATTTTCCACCACGATCCGCTGCACAATGATGATTTTCTCGATCGGGTTGGCGAACAGGTGGCGCAAGAGTTTCCCGAAGCGATAATGGCGCGGGAAGGCTTGTCAATTCAGCTAGTGCCACAGAATCATCTGCCAAATGCGATCGCTGTCCAAGAAGCGGGCGTTTCTGCCTAA
- a CDS encoding MoxR family ATPase gives MRQRIEQLTQNLGRTVVGKADAIRLVLVALLSGGHALLEDVPGVGKTLLAKSLARSIDGKFQRIQCTPDLLPTDITGTNIWNPAGREFEFLPGPVFANVLLADEINRATPRTQSALLEVMEERQVTVDGVSRTVPNPFFAIATQNPIEYQGTFPLPEAQMDRFTVSLTLGYPSEQEELQMLQRLAEGVRVEDLQPCISLEDVLELRRLCGGVKVEASLQQYILDLVRATREDEEITLGASPRGTVALQRSTQALAFLEGRDYAIPDDVKFLAPHVLSHRLIPSGGRRAKTIVERLLRSIPIP, from the coding sequence ATGAGACAACGTATTGAGCAGCTGACGCAAAATCTGGGTCGCACAGTTGTCGGCAAAGCAGATGCCATTCGCTTAGTGCTAGTAGCCCTCCTTTCCGGTGGTCACGCCCTGTTGGAAGATGTCCCTGGCGTTGGTAAAACCCTGTTGGCTAAATCGCTGGCACGCTCGATTGACGGAAAGTTTCAACGCATTCAATGTACTCCGGATCTTTTGCCCACTGATATCACCGGCACGAATATCTGGAATCCCGCCGGACGCGAGTTTGAATTTCTGCCGGGACCCGTGTTTGCCAACGTGCTGCTGGCAGACGAAATTAACCGTGCCACCCCCCGCACCCAATCTGCTTTATTAGAAGTGATGGAAGAGCGACAAGTCACCGTTGATGGGGTTTCTCGCACCGTACCCAATCCGTTTTTTGCGATCGCAACTCAGAATCCAATTGAGTATCAGGGGACGTTTCCCTTGCCAGAAGCCCAAATGGATCGCTTCACGGTTTCCTTAACTTTGGGCTATCCCAGCGAGCAAGAAGAACTCCAAATGCTGCAACGGCTCGCTGAAGGCGTTAGGGTAGAAGATTTACAGCCCTGTATTTCCCTGGAAGACGTGCTGGAGTTAAGGCGTCTGTGTGGCGGCGTGAAGGTAGAGGCGTCTTTGCAACAGTACATTCTCGACTTGGTGCGGGCGACGAGGGAAGATGAAGAAATTACGCTCGGTGCCAGTCCTCGCGGTACCGTTGCCTTGCAGCGAAGTACCCAAGCACTGGCTTTTTTGGAAGGGCGGGATTATGCTATTCCCGATGATGTGAAGTTCCTGGCACCTCACGTCCTTTCCCATCGTCTCATTCCATCGGGCGGTCGCCGTGCTAAGACGATTGTGGAGCGTCTGCTGCGCTCGATTCCGATTCCATAG
- the grxC gene encoding glutaredoxin 3 codes for MAPKVEIYTWSSCPFCIRAKALLDKKGVDYIEYCIDGDEAARAEMAKRSSGRRSVPQVFINDRHIGGCDDTYALEAQGKLDPLLQSA; via the coding sequence ATGGCTCCTAAAGTGGAAATTTATACCTGGAGCAGCTGCCCCTTCTGCATCCGTGCCAAGGCTTTGCTCGATAAAAAAGGGGTTGATTATATCGAATACTGCATTGATGGGGATGAGGCGGCACGGGCGGAGATGGCAAAACGTTCAAGTGGGCGGCGTTCCGTACCTCAAGTTTTTATCAACGATCGGCATATTGGGGGGTGCGATGATACCTATGCGCTAGAAGCTCAAGGTAAGCTCGATCCACTCCTGCAATCAGCATAG
- a CDS encoding bifunctional riboflavin kinase/FAD synthetase, whose protein sequence is MWVTSSPDTALKPTAVALGNFDGVHRGHQQVVKPILKASDVPGVPTLPPSSLHRRLEYHWQSQSEDTGRSPETKILSSNEHPIATVVTFNPHPREFFTGQRRGLLTPRPEKVRQLEALGVEQLVLLPFDRELAALSPQQFVEKILVGQLRAQSVSVGEDFRFGCQRAGTGADLKAIAHSYGINVILVPLQTCEGERISSSVIRQALQEGDLEQANRLLGRPYTLTGLVVKGQQLGRTIGFPTANLQLPSEKFLPRQGVYCVRVYSETEDGSEATGQTETGNGEAKVAADGCSLPIEGIGVMNIGNRPTVDGTTSTVEVHLLDWVGDLYGKTLTVSLEQFLRPEQKFASLDALKTQIQVDCEAARALFRTED, encoded by the coding sequence GTGTGGGTAACTTCTTCTCCTGACACTGCTCTAAAACCAACCGCTGTTGCCTTGGGAAACTTTGACGGTGTGCATCGCGGGCATCAACAGGTCGTCAAACCAATTTTGAAGGCTTCTGACGTTCCAGGTGTACCAACGCTTCCTCCATCGTCCCTGCATCGGCGGTTAGAATACCATTGGCAAAGCCAAAGTGAGGACACGGGACGGTCGCCTGAGACGAAAATTCTCAGTTCCAACGAACATCCCATCGCTACAGTGGTGACGTTTAATCCGCATCCGCGAGAGTTTTTTACAGGTCAACGCCGAGGACTGCTAACACCCCGACCCGAAAAAGTCCGACAACTAGAGGCATTGGGTGTGGAACAGCTGGTGCTGTTGCCTTTTGACAGGGAACTGGCTGCTTTGAGTCCGCAGCAGTTTGTAGAAAAGATTTTGGTGGGACAACTCAGAGCGCAAAGTGTGAGTGTCGGAGAGGATTTTCGCTTTGGGTGCCAAAGAGCGGGTACGGGGGCGGACTTAAAAGCGATCGCGCACTCTTATGGCATCAATGTTATCTTAGTGCCGTTGCAAACCTGTGAGGGCGAACGGATTAGCAGTTCAGTCATCCGTCAGGCGCTCCAAGAAGGAGACTTAGAGCAGGCAAACCGGCTACTAGGGCGTCCTTACACTCTCACTGGATTAGTCGTGAAAGGACAACAACTAGGCAGAACCATCGGATTTCCTACCGCCAACCTACAACTTCCTTCAGAAAAGTTTTTACCCCGACAGGGCGTTTATTGTGTCAGAGTTTATAGCGAAACCGAGGATGGTTCGGAAGCCACCGGGCAAACAGAAACAGGGAATGGGGAAGCCAAAGTAGCGGCGGATGGTTGTTCCTTGCCAATAGAGGGCATCGGCGTGATGAATATTGGCAATCGCCCCACGGTAGACGGTACCACCTCCACCGTAGAAGTTCACCTGTTAGATTGGGTCGGAGATTTATATGGAAAGACCTTAACTGTGAGCTTGGAACAGTTTTTGCGCCCCGAACAAAAATTTGCTTCCCTGGACGCGCTTAAGACGCAAATACAGGTAGACTGCGAGGCAGCAAGAGCCTTATTTAGGACTGAGGACTGA
- the secA gene encoding preprotein translocase subunit SecA, translating into MFKKLLGDPNARKLKKYQPYVVDINLLEEDIQALSDEQLTGKTAEFKQRLEKTKTARERQELLDELLPEAFAVVREAGRRVLGMRHFDVQMLGGIVLHKGQIAEMKTGEGKTLVSTLPAYLNALTGKGVHVVTVNDYLARRDAEWMGQVHRFLGLSVGLIQSGMGPSERQKNYACDITYATNSELGFDYLRDNMATSMADVVQRPPNYCIIDEVDSVLIDEARTPLIISGQVERPTEKYMKAAAIASALEKEVESDGNKQGHYEVDEKARNVLMTDEGFARAEQLLEVKDLYDPNDPWAHYIFNAIKAKELFKKDVNYIVRDGEVVIVDEFTGRVLPGRRWSDGLHQAIEAKERVEIQNETQTLATITYQNFFLLYEKLGGMTGTAKTEEAEFEKIYKLEVTQIPTNRPSGRGDMPDVVYKVEAGKWRAIAEECAEMHKVGRPVLVGTTSVEKSELLSTLLSEREVPHNLLNAKPENVERESEIVAQAGRKGKVTIATNMAGRGTDIILGGNADYMARLKLREYLMPKIVQPEEEDSFALSQVAGAPGRAPAQGFTPGKKVKSWKVSPQIFPTQLSKDTEQKLKSAVDFAVQQYGERSLPELEAEDKLAVASEKAPTDDAVIQRLREVYNLIHKEYEQFTSAEHEEVIQLGGLHVIGTERHESRRIDNQLRGRAGRQGDPGSTKFFLSLEDNLLRIFGGDRVAGLMDRLRVEEDMPIESGMLTRSLEGAQKKVETYYYDIRKQVFEYDEVMNNQRRAIYAERRRVLEGLDLKEQVIQYAERTMDDIVEAYVNPELPSEEWDLNSLVAKVKEFVNLLADLEPSHLEDMSVGEIKTFLQEEVRKAYDLKESTVDQIQPGLMRQAERFFILQQIDTLWREHLQAMDALRESVGLRGYGQKDPLIEYKQEGYEMFLDMMTDIRRNVVYSLFQFQPQVQPQAV; encoded by the coding sequence ATGTTTAAAAAATTACTGGGCGATCCTAACGCACGCAAGCTCAAAAAATACCAACCTTATGTTGTAGATATCAACCTCTTGGAAGAAGACATCCAAGCGCTGTCCGACGAACAACTGACGGGCAAAACCGCAGAATTTAAACAGCGACTGGAGAAAACTAAGACAGCGCGGGAACGCCAAGAACTGTTGGATGAGTTGCTCCCAGAAGCTTTTGCAGTCGTGCGGGAAGCAGGGCGGAGAGTTTTGGGAATGCGCCACTTTGACGTGCAGATGCTCGGTGGGATTGTTCTGCACAAAGGTCAAATCGCCGAAATGAAAACTGGGGAAGGAAAAACCCTGGTATCAACCCTACCGGCTTACCTCAACGCCCTGACTGGCAAGGGAGTCCACGTAGTCACGGTCAACGACTACCTAGCGAGGCGCGATGCCGAGTGGATGGGTCAGGTGCATCGGTTCTTGGGCTTGAGCGTAGGGCTGATTCAATCGGGAATGGGGCCAAGCGAACGCCAGAAAAATTACGCCTGCGATATTACTTACGCCACGAACAGCGAACTGGGTTTTGATTACCTGCGCGACAACATGGCAACTTCGATGGCGGATGTGGTACAGCGTCCACCGAACTATTGCATCATCGACGAAGTTGACTCGGTGTTGATTGACGAGGCGCGGACGCCGTTGATTATTTCCGGGCAAGTCGAGCGTCCAACTGAGAAGTACATGAAGGCGGCAGCGATCGCTTCGGCGCTGGAAAAGGAAGTTGAGAGCGACGGGAATAAGCAAGGGCATTACGAGGTAGATGAAAAAGCTCGTAACGTTCTGATGACGGATGAAGGGTTTGCCAGAGCAGAACAGTTGCTGGAAGTCAAGGATTTGTATGACCCCAACGATCCTTGGGCGCACTATATCTTTAATGCGATTAAGGCAAAAGAGCTGTTTAAAAAAGATGTGAACTATATCGTCCGCGACGGGGAAGTCGTGATTGTGGATGAGTTTACGGGGCGGGTACTCCCCGGTCGTCGCTGGAGTGACGGACTCCACCAAGCAATTGAGGCGAAAGAGCGGGTAGAAATTCAGAATGAAACGCAAACGCTCGCGACGATTACCTATCAAAATTTCTTCTTGCTGTATGAAAAGCTCGGCGGGATGACCGGAACGGCAAAGACAGAAGAAGCCGAATTTGAAAAAATCTACAAACTGGAAGTTACGCAAATTCCCACTAATAGACCGAGCGGGCGGGGAGATATGCCCGATGTGGTCTACAAGGTAGAGGCAGGGAAGTGGCGGGCGATCGCTGAAGAGTGTGCGGAAATGCACAAAGTTGGGCGACCCGTCCTTGTGGGAACAACCAGCGTAGAAAAATCAGAACTCCTATCAACTCTGTTGAGCGAGCGAGAAGTGCCGCACAACCTGCTGAATGCCAAACCGGAAAATGTAGAGCGAGAGTCGGAAATTGTCGCTCAAGCCGGTCGCAAAGGGAAAGTGACGATTGCGACGAACATGGCGGGTCGCGGAACCGACATCATTTTGGGCGGGAATGCGGACTATATGGCACGCCTGAAGCTGCGAGAATACTTGATGCCCAAGATTGTGCAGCCGGAAGAAGAAGATAGTTTTGCCTTAAGCCAGGTTGCGGGAGCGCCAGGACGTGCCCCCGCGCAGGGGTTTACTCCCGGTAAGAAGGTGAAAAGCTGGAAGGTTAGCCCACAAATTTTCCCGACTCAGTTATCCAAGGATACGGAACAAAAGCTGAAAAGTGCGGTAGATTTTGCCGTACAGCAATATGGAGAGCGGAGCCTGCCAGAGTTGGAGGCAGAGGATAAGCTAGCCGTTGCCTCAGAAAAAGCACCGACGGATGACGCGGTCATCCAAAGGCTGCGGGAGGTTTACAACTTAATTCACAAAGAGTACGAACAATTTACCAGCGCCGAACACGAAGAAGTGATCCAGTTGGGCGGTTTGCACGTTATCGGCACAGAACGCCACGAGTCGCGCCGGATTGATAACCAGTTGCGGGGTCGCGCCGGACGGCAAGGAGACCCAGGCTCGACGAAGTTTTTCTTGAGTTTGGAAGACAACCTGTTGCGGATTTTTGGTGGCGATCGCGTGGCAGGATTGATGGATCGATTGCGGGTAGAGGAGGATATGCCCATTGAATCCGGGATGCTAACCCGGAGTCTGGAAGGGGCGCAGAAAAAAGTCGAAACCTACTACTACGACATCCGGAAGCAGGTATTTGAGTACGACGAGGTGATGAACAACCAGCGTCGCGCTATCTATGCCGAACGCCGCCGCGTCTTGGAAGGGCTGGATTTGAAAGAACAGGTGATTCAGTATGCCGAGCGGACAATGGATGACATTGTGGAGGCTTACGTCAATCCAGAATTACCTTCGGAAGAATGGGATTTAAACAGCCTTGTCGCCAAGGTGAAGGAATTTGTCAATCTGTTGGCAGATTTGGAGCCGTCCCATCTAGAAGACATGAGCGTTGGGGAAATCAAAACTTTCTTGCAAGAAGAAGTGCGAAAAGCCTACGACCTCAAAGAATCGACTGTCGATCAAATTCAGCCTGGTTTGATGCGCCAAGCCGAGCGCTTTTTTATCTTGCAGCAAATTGATACCCTTTGGCGGGAACACCTACAAGCAATGGACGCCTTGCGCGAGTCGGTAGGTTTGCGCGGCTACGGTCAAAAAGACCCGCTGATTGAGTACAAGCAGGAAGGATATGAGATGTTTCTGGACATGATGACGGATATCCGCCGGAATGTGGTTTATTCGTTGTTCCAGTTCCAGCCGCAGGTTCAGCCGCAAGCGGTGTAA
- the gshB gene encoding glutathione synthase, with protein sequence MKLAFIIDPIERLDPGHDTSVALMEAAQALGHEVWITQANLLSVGDGKAWALLEPVQLTPVQLVEGRWVAESRWFSVGDRVLQPLEAMDAVFMRTDPPVTVPYLYATYILDYIDPAKTLVINAPNGLRAANEKMYALQFKEAIPETIVSADKQVIRQFLEAKGAAILKPLGNKAGEGILFLDPSDRNFNSLIELSTLQARVPVMVQTYLPAAKEGDKRIILLNGEPIGAVNRIPTGKEFRGNMAVGGRVAQTEITQREREICAQLAPTLQRDGLIFVGIDVIGGYLTEVNVTSPTGIREIDRLDGTRLGYQVIEWVEKFSSENPA encoded by the coding sequence ATGAAACTTGCTTTTATTATTGACCCCATCGAACGCCTAGATCCCGGTCACGATACCAGTGTGGCGCTGATGGAAGCAGCACAAGCACTGGGACACGAAGTTTGGATTACTCAGGCGAATTTATTGAGTGTGGGGGATGGCAAGGCTTGGGCGTTGCTGGAGCCGGTGCAACTGACGCCGGTGCAGCTGGTGGAAGGACGCTGGGTGGCGGAGTCGCGGTGGTTTTCTGTAGGCGATCGCGTCTTGCAACCGCTGGAGGCAATGGACGCGGTTTTCATGCGAACAGATCCGCCAGTGACCGTTCCTTACCTCTACGCCACCTACATTCTGGACTATATCGATCCAGCGAAAACCTTGGTCATCAACGCCCCCAATGGGTTGCGGGCGGCAAATGAGAAGATGTACGCACTCCAGTTTAAGGAGGCGATTCCGGAAACGATTGTCAGTGCGGATAAGCAGGTGATCCGGCAGTTTTTAGAGGCCAAAGGGGCAGCAATCCTGAAGCCGTTAGGAAATAAGGCAGGGGAAGGGATTTTATTTTTAGATCCGAGCGATCGCAACTTTAATTCCCTGATAGAACTCAGTACCCTTCAGGCACGAGTTCCGGTGATGGTGCAAACTTACTTACCTGCCGCTAAGGAGGGAGACAAGCGAATTATCCTGCTCAATGGCGAACCGATTGGAGCCGTGAATCGCATTCCTACAGGGAAGGAATTTCGCGGCAATATGGCAGTCGGGGGTAGAGTCGCTCAGACGGAAATTACCCAACGAGAGCGCGAAATCTGCGCCCAACTGGCTCCTACACTGCAACGGGATGGTTTAATTTTTGTTGGGATTGATGTGATTGGCGGCTACCTCACGGAAGTGAATGTCACCAGTCCTACTGGCATCCGGGAAATTGATCGACTTGATGGCACCCGTCTCGGCTATCAAGTGATTGAATGGGTGGAAAAGTTTAGCTCGGAAAACCCTGCATGA
- a CDS encoding 2OG-Fe(II) oxygenase, which produces METSVEVKEIKVKLLLAGGHQYTVFLKSDAPMLENLLKTVVARSYKQEDGFYGLFQIPIDEGRASLCFPSEHLVGVVTEPSVFVMQEELKPQPTDVLASPYVQIDNFLTQEEHKQLLDYVFKKEPAFVPTSISTDATDYRRSMALYSFPEFSERIVNRLRAILPDIFSKLGIPSFPVSQIESQLTSHNDGNYYKVHNDNGSPDTATRELTYVYYFYREPKAFSGGELLIYDSKIENNFYVKADSFKTVEPRNNSIVLFLSRYMHEVLPVQCPSKAFADSRFTINGWVRR; this is translated from the coding sequence ATGGAAACATCTGTTGAAGTCAAAGAGATAAAAGTCAAACTTCTCTTGGCAGGGGGACATCAATACACTGTCTTTCTAAAGTCAGACGCCCCTATGCTAGAAAATCTGTTAAAAACTGTTGTGGCTCGCTCTTATAAGCAAGAAGATGGTTTTTATGGGTTGTTCCAGATTCCGATTGATGAGGGTCGCGCTTCTCTGTGTTTTCCAAGCGAACATCTGGTTGGTGTAGTTACTGAACCCTCTGTTTTTGTGATGCAAGAGGAACTTAAACCTCAACCAACGGATGTTTTAGCTTCTCCCTACGTGCAAATTGACAATTTTCTGACTCAAGAGGAACACAAACAACTACTCGACTATGTGTTTAAAAAAGAGCCAGCCTTTGTACCTACCAGCATTTCAACCGATGCGACTGATTATCGTCGGTCTATGGCTCTCTACTCTTTCCCTGAGTTTTCAGAACGGATAGTCAATCGCCTGCGAGCAATTTTACCGGATATATTTAGTAAATTAGGGATTCCATCATTTCCTGTATCTCAAATTGAGTCACAATTAACCTCTCACAATGATGGAAATTACTACAAAGTTCACAATGATAATGGTAGTCCTGATACTGCTACCAGAGAATTAACCTATGTTTACTACTTTTACCGAGAACCCAAAGCTTTCTCTGGTGGAGAGCTACTAATTTATGACAGCAAGATTGAAAATAACTTTTACGTGAAGGCTGATTCCTTTAAAACAGTTGAGCCTCGTAATAATAGCATTGTGCTTTTTCTCAGTCGTTATATGCATGAAGTATTACCTGTGCAATGTCCCTCAAAAGCCTTCGCAGATAGTCGCTTTACGATTAACGGATGGGTTCGACGTTGA
- a CDS encoding diheme cytochrome C codes for MPKLVRSKTRSRSFPGREAAPKGIRKRSLFTLFLLLLVWSIILGWGMAMAMDVQSKVPIAQMSPTTANTATEIMGTVDPVISRLELGQQLYVDNCSTCHIAVPPAVLPMETWKNLLQETHQHYGTQLPRIITPSLLLIWDYVRTYSRPQLEKETVPYRVTESRYLKALHPRVELPQPVKLSSCVTCHPGANQYNFRDLTAEWENSP; via the coding sequence ATGCCAAAGCTTGTCCGGTCAAAAACCCGCTCCCGCTCTTTCCCTGGGCGAGAAGCCGCGCCTAAGGGCATCCGCAAGCGATCGCTTTTTACTTTGTTTTTGCTGCTCTTAGTCTGGAGCATCATCCTGGGATGGGGAATGGCAATGGCGATGGACGTTCAGAGCAAAGTCCCCATTGCCCAAATGTCCCCAACCACTGCCAACACAGCGACAGAAATAATGGGTACCGTCGATCCGGTTATCAGTCGCCTCGAATTGGGACAGCAACTTTACGTGGATAACTGTTCCACCTGTCACATTGCCGTCCCCCCAGCCGTTCTGCCGATGGAAACCTGGAAAAATCTGCTGCAAGAAACGCACCAACATTACGGGACGCAGTTGCCGCGCATCATCACTCCCTCACTTTTACTGATTTGGGATTACGTGAGGACTTACTCTCGTCCCCAACTAGAAAAAGAAACCGTGCCCTATCGGGTTACAGAATCTCGCTATTTAAAAGCACTTCATCCTCGCGTCGAACTGCCCCAGCCCGTAAAACTCTCTAGTTGCGTCACCTGTCACCCTGGCGCTAATCAATACAACTTCCGGGATCTGACTGCTGAATGGGAAAATTCACCCTAA